Proteins co-encoded in one Marmota flaviventris isolate mMarFla1 chromosome 9, mMarFla1.hap1, whole genome shotgun sequence genomic window:
- the Fgf4 gene encoding fibroblast growth factor 4, whose translation MAGPGTAAAALLPAVLLALLAPWAGRGGAAAPTAPNGTLEAELEHHWESLLARSLARLPVASQPKEAAVQSGAGDYLLGIKRLRRLYCNVGIGFHLQVLPDGRIGGVHADTSDSLLELSPVERGVVSIFGVASRFFVAMSSKGKLYGSPFFADECKFKEILLPNNYNAYESQEHPGMFIALSKNGRAKKGNRVSPTMKVTHFLPRL comes from the exons ATGGCGGGGCCCGGGACGGCCGCGGCGGCTCTGCTCCCGGCAGTCCTGCTGGCCCTGCTGGCGCCCTGGGCGGGCCGAGGGGGCGCCGCCGCACCCACAGCACCCAACGGCACGCTGGAGGCCGAGCTGGAGCACCACTGGGAGAGCCTGCTGGCGCGCTCGCTGGCGCGCTTGCCCGTGGCCTCACAGCCCAAGGAGGCTGCCGTCCAGAGCGGCGCCGGCGATTACCTGTTGGGCATCAAGCGGCTGCGGAGGCTCTACTGCAACGTGGGCATCGGCTTCCACCTGCAAGTGCTCCCCGACGGTCGCATCGGCGGCGTGCACGCGGACACGAGCGACA GTCTGCTGGAGCTCTCCCCCGTGGAGCGGGGAGTCGTGAGCATCTTCGGAGTGGCCAGCAGATTCTTTGTGGCCATGAGCAGCAAGGGCAAGCTCTATGGCTCG ccctTCTTTGCGGATGAGTGCAAGTTCAAGGAGATACTGCTCCCCAACAACTACAACGCCTACGAGTCCCAGGAGCACCCCGGCATGTTCATCGCACTGAGTAAGAACGGCAGGGCCAAGAAGGGGAACCGAGTGTCACCCACCATGAAGGTCACCCACTTCCTTCCCAGGCTGTGA